The Syngnathus scovelli strain Florida chromosome 11, RoL_Ssco_1.2, whole genome shotgun sequence region CCTATCAAACAGAGAAACTGTTTACGACACAGGGCTGTGACAAATCTGTTTGGACTGCAAACGCCACTTAGTAACTGGAAATTTctgattataataataataaattatatcatGATAACAAGTGAAACGATATATCTTCTCTGTATGTGTATTTTCAGATCacacagcactttttttttttttttagttttgccAAAAGATTTTAGACGGGCACAACAAAGCATGAATTGCTTGCTAAAATCTGTTGCATCATCGTTTACGTTTCCTGGTTCACGTCCCTGTAAATTGTTGCTGTCTCCTTGGGTTCTCAGGATCGCAATCAATCATCAAGATCAACTACAGTTGACTTCACCTCTCTATCTACATCTCTTTCGCATTGTGTTTGTCTACCATTGGTCAAGGTTGAAAAATTTGGACATAGAAAGGagtacaaagtttttttttaaatgtagggaataaaagtaaaaacttgttcgaaaaataaatattcaagtAAATAACCATTGTTCATTCAGCATGACTTCCAAGTAAAAAGTTCACATGTGCGTGACCCAAGTCCATAGTctgctcccacacacacacacacacacacacacacctgttcaAGTACACAAATAATCATTCTGACTAAAAGATGACTCACACGCACTCACGCACATTAATTCACTTGGATGGCGCGACATGTTATCACAGCTGTGGTTGCGTCATGCGCCTACATGATAAATTATTTGGTAGAGTCAAACTTGCTACTCCAAAAAGAGGAGTCGCATCTTATCTCCATTAGGAATCGCAACTGTCCTTAATACCAAGTCAATTCGTTGAGCGACCGTCTTAAGATACAAGTTACTTATGTTTCATAAAAAAATTCAactctcaaatcatcttttcctATTGTAATGAATGGAAATCCTGTAAATCTGTTCCAGCCTCCAAACAAAActacaaaaaatgtttgtgtttttattaagaaaaatagcactctgtaatattgtactttccaaaaatgatccattaaataaatagtaaatgtagaataaaatagaatgcaATAGAATGAAATTAAGTTTATATATGCCTGGTTAGTTCAGGTTTTGGTGTTatctaaaaattttttttaacaaaataaattaacCATTTATATCAATAAAGTGACAATATTCAGCTTTAACAAAATAGCAGCACTAGCAATACTAAACTAGCATTAGCACGGCAAACAagacaatgttagccatggctgTTACATCTGTAGCATGGATTATTTATAATGGAGTATGTAGTATGTATAATACTAAAAGTAACTGGATTGAAGTTTTATTTCTAAGAATGTACGGACGATTGAAAATCAAAGAGGTTGTATATACTTACCAGTCGAGCACAACTTTTGTTAACTTTGCATTATTTCTCAGGATCTCTCTTACTCCAATTCCAAGTCAAGTTACCACTGTACGTTTTTGGTTTAAATGCTAAGGGAGGATTATAAAGAGTTCAATTAGTCAACATTTTCTGCAATACAGCAACTTAATAGTGTGTTTTTCGCTGACTGTATGTATCATCGAACAGataacaattgttttttttatagtgaCTCTTGCTTGACTCATTCTGACCTTCATAttacaatgaagaggattgaacaaaagaaaaaatgaagtcATCACTTAACAGAAAACACTCCTTTTTGAGTACATCCATTCCTGGGACCATAAAACAAGGCACATGTATGAGCAAATATATTCCGGGCATATAAATCCCTGAAACCTACGAAGACCATGCTGTCTCAGTACATGAGGTAATTAAAGTTACAGGCAAACTCTAAGTGCATGCTGAGAGAGGATGTTCCGTTTAAAATtcgacgacaaattgtgcatcaacttcatcTACCAATACGAcagttacaaattgtcttcacttttaaaaaatacagatattgctagcaatttttgttaccattgatcttttaaaaatatttgaactgtTTTTCCTAGTCTCTGGTTTCAAACTTAGTTACTCATCAGTTTGTTGACGGttgtaatggccctccgaaggaaactatgactatgatgcggcccgcgacgaaaatgagtttgacacctctggaCCAAAGGATGGCTGATTATCCCTAAGCATACGTTGAAACGAGTTTGGTAGGCTGTCCTCGATGTTTCCTCTGAAAACAATAAATAGACCAAAGCAAGTGAAGCAATTCATGTCCAACTGTGATCTGGAGATTGTATATTGTATAAACATTAACTTACCAgacaacatttctcaaactGGTTGCATTTCAGATCTTAAATGATTGTGGTGGTTCGAGAACCCGACATTACAGATTCACAGAAAAAGTATGGAAAGCAAAGTTGACACTGTTTAATGCACAATAAGATATTTTCATGGCATCATTTTAATATTGGAATTACATTGACTTGTACATCTCGGACAAATCCACACGCTATAAATGATAGTAGTCCCCAAGTATCAGGCTCACTATGTTCTGAGATGATCAATTAAGAGGACAGCAGACAAGTAAAAGTCATCTGCGTGCGGAATGATTAACGAGGGCAAAAATCACCCTAATGTCCATTTTGACAGTCCAACAAATGAAGCAAAGGGGCTTCTAATGGCTATTTCAGACCGTCATCCATGGATGCACACAGACACATAAAACAAACACTTGAagaaacatttttcttttctttttttttttaatttgcaaaCTGAGACAAAATAAAGATCCTTTTCCTTAGTGTATCGCAATGATTTGCTTCATGAGGCCCTCTCCTATGGAGGACTAAAAGAGCcaaaattaaatcaataaatccatcccaaaaaaaaaaaaataaatatatatatatatatatatatatatatatatatatatatatatatatatatatatatatatatatatatatatatatatatatatatatatatatatatatatatgcgctgACATATttcagtgttatttatttactaaATTAAATGAATTCATGACACTTTAAATATTGATTAAAtgtatattaaatatatattatttaatgaTTGAATTTGGGCTCTTGGGGTCATCCATACTCTTTTGGTTCCCACGTTTTACATGCTCAAGCATATTTGGCACTCTTTCAAAGGGGAAGTAACCCCGTAGTCGGAAAAGCAGGTTAATGTCGACTTCATGTAGGcggactcacgcacacacaaatgtgtGCAGTTCTGAACCGTACATGGACAGTGCACCCGCTTCCCCTCGGTGGCGATGATAGTcttgtatttaaaaacaaacaaaagagctCGTACAGAATAtcgatatagtatatatatggtATTTATTTTGTAGCATGACCATGAGGTTTTTGTGTTCAGCGAGTATGACACGAAATGGTCCAAATGATTCAATTGCCCTGATGAGGATGACGTGTCGCTTTTTGTCTGCTTCTCTTTCTGACTTCCCATTTCAACATAGAAAAGGTGCTTGCAAACAAACGAAAATAACAAAAAGGCAAATCAATGCCAAAAGTAGTTGCCACATTCCCCATAAGTTTATCCGATCTGGAATCAGGTTGATATAATGACTTTAATGCTACGGTATGCTAGTTTGTCTGCAATGTAAGGCTGTGTTTCCCAACTATTGTGAACTCCATTGTCCTGAAAATTATTCATTTGCTACAAATAACGTACCGTTGTTGTAAAGATTTTTATGCCTTAACTCAatcaaggttgggaaacactaatGACTATTTGTTTATTAAAACGTTTTTAGATTTAAATCACCAAGTCAGTTTAGCTCACATTTGGTTGTTGGCAAGCTAATGTTCATGTAAAATGTTATCTTCTTAACCAAATAATAGTTGACGAATTATTAAGTCAAGAATCAACAAATTGGAACAGCCATGAAAAATAGAGTAGAAAAAATAGACTTATGTGTTGGGAAAAGCGACTACTGAGAGTCTACGCACACTGTGATTCAATAAACCAAGCGTATCCTTTGTGTTTATGTTTTCTTGTTTACACTTACACAAACACAAGACAACCAGAGTAGGATCAGATGAGCCTATACAGTGCAGAGATGCACGTTCAGTCTCCGTGCCACTGAATGAATCAGCTTTCAAAATCAACAATACAGGCATGAGGGTGGAATTATAAATGAGTAAATCCCCAAATGTCAAAccgttaccttttttttttttttcttttctgacaaCAGGCTGAACCCATCATTGTGTTTGCCCCGGCGTCCATATGAAAGGCACAGTGAGAAAACTCTTGAAATGGACTTCTCGATAATACAATTTCATGTTTTAACGGTAAACAGAGCAAGCCCTTTTGGTTTAACAACCCGCTTGATAAATTGAGTTTGAGGAACTTTGCGAGGAGAGTTGTTATCTTGCCCTTCAGATAACACAGGCAGAAGCTATTGTGACCGCGGGGCCTCCGGGGTGTCGGATGCCTGAGGCATAAACACCCAAGACTGAGAAGTGACACGTTTTGACGGCGTCAGCTGTCATCGAGAGCCACTTGGTAAGATCACGTGAATGCGCTTCAACTACTAATTCATATGGTCACTGGATATTAGATGTAGCTACATGGGTGGTGAAGAGGTTATGTACATGATGACGTCATGAATAACCATTTCCTGATATCACTCAAGGCCAAAGATGAATGTTTAGGCAATGGGGACTCAGTGCAGGGTTTCCACACACATTTTCAGCTCAAAAGCCAAACTTGCAGTGGCACAACGTCAGCATTTACAGCGATGCCTTGAGATGGTTTTGTTTTGACTTGCGAGGAAAAATTAACTCGACTCACTTCCCAACAAGCAGCAGTTAGCAAAAGTGCCAAATTCGTCAAAATAGCAGCTTTTGTCTGTTTATTGCTCCTCCCAGTTGAggtttactgtcaaactaaacatgAAAGAGAATGAAATGTGCATTTAAAACATGCACATATAGCTTTAGATAAGTCCCTTTAGTTTATGGCTAACAAATAATGCAAAATGTCAAAGGGATTGAAGAAAAGCATTGGTGTTGTGGTGTTAGAAGTTATAACCCTTTAAGCAATAGACATTTGGCAAAAATGTAGCACATTTAGGGAAGAGATAACAGTACTCACaaacatatattctttatcctctgcgaagaaTGACAGAAATTACAATATTATAGTGGCCTTCTAAGGAAATTTGACTGGTCCATGTATGGCTAGGTCCGTATTATACGTAttgttatactgcccccaggtggccaagaAGCGCTCACCAGAAGGAACGCCACAATGACCGGTGTTAGTTTTCTTACGAAAAAACTTGATTGATGATGTCATGGATGAGTTAAACACCCCTCTCAAGGCACAACTGCACTGACCAATAAATAACTAAAGACAAATTGCTGACCATAAATGCTGGAAACCCTGACCAAGTTTATGGCACTGAAATGACAATTTAAGCAAAACATCATACAATCATGAAAAATAATATCAAGGCTGAAATGTGAACATCAACACAATGGACTGAAGATTGACACAACAGTCAAGTAGGTAGATGTCATGGAGCTCAATATGCTGTGGACTGCTACTTCACTCTTCACACATTGGTCTACTATGACGAAACAAGATAAGACCCTTTTAGAGTTTGTAAACAATGTGACGTCATATGTGGGGCGCGGCTTAGCCGGAGGCAAAAACAGCCTCGCATGCTCACTTGAATACTATGATTAGCATATTTCAACAGCATTTACAGCGgaatgaatgtaaaaaaaaatgtcattcagGTGATTATGTGAGTAAACCGACACTCCACGACCGTAAatgttactttagaaagtaggcTCTGACTGATGGGACAATATTTACCTCACTCACAGGATAGAAGATTTGACAGGACTGCCCAACGTGTATGGAGGGCCGAAGGTactgaatataaataaataaataaattaatctggaaattattaattaatgaatgaattaattaatAGACATAAAAAAAGGTGACTCTGAAGTACAACATAGCGAATTTATCATGATTGGAAATAACAAATAACCAATGAgacgcaaaaaaaaattgttgtaaGCAAAAAGCAAACAAGCATTTGAGGGTTGATGAATTTGAAACGCAAAGGCATGTGTTGTCTCTAATTTCCCCACCAGTGAGTCTTGATGACCTAAGTTGTtagttaaatcatcaagttaataataataaagttttGGCCAAAAAAAGGAGGGTAAAATACCATCACTAAACTTACACTCTTCAGACAAAATATGACTATGCGACTTAGCGTACCTTACAATAGATggccaaaaacaaaattgcacaaacacgcacgcacacacacacacagcaggttGTCCTAAAGACAAGGACAGTCACTCACATGGACTATTGTCTGTTTGTAATGCAATCTCTATGTACATGTAGCAGCAAACATTTCCATACATCACTCCAATATGGCggctgatggatggatgaggtgaaatgtgcactttttttttttttttttttactcccccTTATTTTTCTTATCATTTCGAGAGCCCTACTTGTTTTCTACAATTGGCACcttgtttttttcctcatatatatatatatatatatatatattggcaTATTGGCACTTAAAATAAAATCTCTTCTCAACATAGACGAGTAAAACTTTGGTCTCCAGATTAACTGGATTACCCAAAAAAATGCTGGTTGTCACACAGAACATAATAGTAATACACTTAATTAGTCGAGAGGactaataaatagataaatcaataaataaataaatatctgaCTAATCCGTGGATAACAGTGATTAGCAATACAAAAAGGTAGCTTTGGTTACCTTTTTACGCAAACCGTTTGTATAAATAATGCTGGGCAGAATTTGAAATCATCACATTTTAGGCGAGGCTAATACGATTAACGCCACTGTGAATTTGTAGTACAAATGCTGGCTATGAAGTACAGTTATGtggcccctttttttctttaaatgagAAAGCTGTGGCTCAGCTggagtggatgttgaaatcacgagCATCCTCACTTGTCAAAAGTGCATTATGGTGTGTTGTGGATGGAGGTGCGATGAAGGGTGATATGCTACTTGGGAGAGGGACGAGGCTCAGCGGATTCACTTTGTGCTACTTGTCCCTTCATCTTAGTTGGATTCTCCAAAAACAACCTCTCAACCTCaattggttcttttttttttttttcttatgggtGATTGTGAAAACTCTCTCTAAAACCTGAAGAATACAATTCCATAGGATTGTGTGCAAACTGCTCTACTGgcatatatgaataaataacctgTTTCCACCGGCCGCGAGGTACGGACAAAGGCCAGAAAGTTCTTGGAAAAATAAACAGTAGGCTACACCTCGGTATGTGTCTGGCCTCTTATGAGGAAGTGAGTAGCTGTCACGTGGATGTGCTAGATGGGGAAGTACTTTAACGCAACAATAGAGGGGAAATGGTGAGAGGGAGTCATAATTAAGTTACACAAAGGAAATGGCTGCTCCCACTTCACACCGACGCCTCCCTCCGTTCTCATTGCTCAGCATATTGCCAATATGCTCGGTCGTTCGAAACCAAGCAAGCGATATTTGCACTCGAGAGTGGCAATTTCGGAGAGAGCGTCACGACACGGTGAATAAATAACAGCATAAAATGGCAAGCGGTTCCCTTTCATACACACAGATACAGTAGGGTTGCTAATCTGGTACCTGTACTGTCTTAGTCAGCTCCGCAGTGGAAATGGCCGGATGACAGTGACGAACCCAGTGTGCTAAAATGAGGATGAGCCTTTCATCTGTCGTCTtgtctgctgctcacgatccacGTGGTTTACAGAGGCAGGTCTGTGCTGTTGTGACGGGTCTTTCTGGAAGTGCCATCATCCCTGGGCAGAGCTTTTTGCAGGTTGGACATGGCCGCCGTCTTCTTCAGGTCGATGACCGCGTAGCATTCGCTGCGGCGGGGTGCCGGTGGGCCGCACTTTTGGGGCGGCAGGCGCTGGTGCGGCCCCCCGCCGGCGCCGAGAGCTTGGCAGGGACTTTCTCCCTCAAGGTCCACCTGGATGTAGTTCAGCTGCCGCGACGGAGGCATGTGCCCGTGCTCGCAGACTCCGACCCCTGACCTCGAGCGCCTGCGGAAGTCAAAGTTAAATATGCGCCCTCCTCTGTCGGGCTGACATGGTCGTGGATGCGGGGGGCAGCTGTGTCGCATTCTGGGCGGCTGCACCTGGTCTGTGTTGACATAGTTCTGCAGGGCATCTCTGTGGATGCCCCGCCCGTCCGGGTGGTACCCGTTGTTCGTCTCGGGCCCTTCTGAAAACTCGTACtcatcaaagtcttcctcctcctcttcgtatTCCTCCTCGTCcgcctcgtcgtcgtcgtcttcttgCTCGTCGTCGCGCTGCAGGGCGCTGTACTCCCACACTGGTGGAAGCGAGGGCAGGTTCTCGTAGTTGAGCAGGGCCGTCCGGCGGTGACCTCCGCCCGTGGCTCTCTCGCACCCGTAGCCCTGCGGGGGAAGCGAAGATGGGCCGTGCGGGTGGAGGAGGCTGTGGGAGTGGCTGTCtccggtgctgctgctgctgctcgaaCCGACCGACTGGGACACGCTGCTGGGACTCAGCCGCTGCTTCCGCCCGCTCCTCAGGCCGTTGATGTTCTCGTAGGTGAGCTCGGCGCCCCGGCAACTGTCAGGGTGCTCGTGGCACGGGTGCCGGTGCGGATGGTGATGGAAATGGTGATAGGAGAGGGAGTTGCACATGTGCATCGAAGGCTCGTCTCCGTCCGTCTCTGAGCCTGTTGCGCCCTCTACTGGCTGAAGGCTGCGGGGGCCGTGAGCGAGCCGCTCCCTCTCCCGTTCTCGCTCCCTTTGCAGTAGATGACGCTGAGCTGGAGTGGGGCCCAGCATGAACTTGACCTCCTGCGACGATGGCTGCATGAACACCTGTGGATCTTGATGCTCCTCGAGGGGACAGCACCGTAGGTTGGACTGTGCGTTCCCTTGGCCCCCGACGCGCGTCGTTTCGGTGAAAGTGCTGGGCCGCACCTCGGGTAGGGAGTGCACACAGTGACGCATGGCCAGATCCCCTTCCATGCTAACAGTGTTCACATAAGTGTGGGTCTGGTGAAAAACAAAGCGACGTTGAAGTCACAACAGATCACAGCGCACAGACCTGACATCTAACCTGGTCTTCCAAAGCCATCAGATTGTGTCCATGATCCTCAGCAAGGGAAGGCTGGGAGGAATCCCCTCTGATTGGATAACCAGGGTATCCATTGGGAAAAGCCGGCACAGGGAAACCGGGAGCTGAAAGCAAATTTTTTTAAAGCCACCTTAGATTAAAATTTCGTAATGACACTCTTTATTCTCCTACTACTACAGTAATACAAATTTCCACTAAcagtgtgtgttcatgtgtgtgtgttggccgtGTGACTGACTGTTGGGCGTCTGTGGTGCACGAGACATCTCCATCTCTGGCGTGTGGCCGCTGCCAGACATCATCATGGACTCCTCCACCACGTTGATGCTGTTGCATTGCATCAGCTCCTGGAGCAGGTTGAAGATCTCCTCAGCCCGAGAGCACTTGAAGGCAAATATTCCTAATCAGGAGAACACAACAACAGCACAATTACACAGGCTGATTTTGTTCCGCCACTTCATGAAAAAAACATGCAGATAAAGGCTGGAACAATGAATTGATAAAAACAAGAACAATCGATTATTGAAAGTGTTGGCAACAAATTTGAATACCGATTGATTGTGTGGCGTCATCAGATTGTTATGTTAGTCACCCGCTTCATTCAAATTGGAATGGAAATTAAAGCGTAAATAGAAACAGCcgttgaaaaagaaaacaacgaGCTTCACTCACCCTGTCCAGTCTGGCAACGACGCCCGCTCTCAAAAGAAAACAGGTTGGAGTCATAGCCGTAGCGGCGCAGGCAGAGGTACGGCCACCTGATGGCGTCCCTCTTACGCGTGTGAAGAATGAGCTCCGTCTGGGTGAGCTCCATGACACCAGAGCCCAGCTCGTTGCCTTCATCGTCCACGTTGATGACCTGGGAATTGCGTATAATATACCGGCCAcgagatggcagcaaagcaaaCAAAATGAAGCTGTCTGCTCAGTTCAGCGTAGTAGTTTTGGCACATATTTCTACATTAGACATTGCTTTTGCCTGAGCATAAAAATAGTAATTATGTGAGATTTCATTTGATTGTTTGATTTTGTGTAGTGCACGAACCTTAAACTTGGTGAGATGGTTGTCTCGGCTGGGGTCCCTGTACAGACAGCTCCAACAACTCCCCATGGCTTCAGCGGGCCAGCTGAAACCTGCCACATGTGACCCGTGCAACATTAGTGACataaccgtgtgtgtgtgtgtgagacaaaaTTTTCATCCAACACGCTCATCTTACTCAGCCCAGGCCATCGGTGTGAAGTGACGCGTGCTTCAGTCCCAGGATCTTCTGCTGGGCTTCATCTTTGTTACAAGCCACTTGCTTAGCTGGATGGCGGGCATCTTCATGAGAAGCATCATGTTCTTGTCCCTGAAAGCACAAAGAATCACTGACCCTTGCTACTAAAATGTTCAGCCTCCTTCTATAGCATTAACTCAAACCAAGAAACACGAGACGCAACATGGAAGGTAGTAGTTTCTGGACTACTTTCTGAACTACTTTTTTGCGAAAATGGACTTTGCAAAAAATCTTGGGGACAGCAGAAGAGGACTTTATAGTCAATATAGTCAATTGAGTTCTCAAATTCAGTTCACGGCTGGTATTCTAGCAACCTCGGAAagacatgtttgtttttaattacaCTCTCTTCCTTGTTCCTCAGTCCGGTTACTTCTTTAATGATTCCCCAAGTCATAAATCAGGAATCTTTATATTGCCCCACAagcatgaagattttttttaattaatattaaaCGTTTAATATTTGAGATTGTCTGACTCGTTTTGGACCCAATTATTGGGACAAATTCACTGAAACACAGAATAATAGGGAGGAAACCCAATGGCATTTCCATCCAGTGTTGTTAGCAGGACAATGTTGtcattaaagtgaaaataaatcaagtgtaGCTTACTGGGGTAGAAATATGAAAGCCCAAATCCAAGTTAGTGTGACAGTAAATGATCCCATATATGGCTTACTTGGAACGGAACAGGATGTGACA contains the following coding sequences:
- the frs3 gene encoding fibroblast growth factor receptor substrate 2 codes for the protein MGSCWSCLYRDPSRDNHLTKFKVINVDDEGNELGSGVMELTQTELILHTRKRDAIRWPYLCLRRYGYDSNLFSFESGRRCQTGQGIFAFKCSRAEEIFNLLQELMQCNSINVVEESMMMSGSGHTPEMEMSRAPQTPNTPGFPVPAFPNGYPGYPIRGDSSQPSLAEDHGHNLMALEDQTHTYVNTVSMEGDLAMRHCVHSLPEVRPSTFTETTRVGGQGNAQSNLRCCPLEEHQDPQVFMQPSSQEVKFMLGPTPAQRHLLQRERERERERLAHGPRSLQPVEGATGSETDGDEPSMHMCNSLSYHHFHHHPHRHPCHEHPDSCRGAELTYENINGLRSGRKQRLSPSSVSQSVGSSSSSSTGDSHSHSLLHPHGPSSLPPQGYGCERATGGGHRRTALLNYENLPSLPPVWEYSALQRDDEQEDDDDEADEEEYEEEEEDFDEYEFSEGPETNNGYHPDGRGIHRDALQNYVNTDQVQPPRMRHSCPPHPRPCQPDRGGRIFNFDFRRRSRSGVGVCEHGHMPPSRQLNYIQVDLEGESPCQALGAGGGPHQRLPPQKCGPPAPRRSECYAVIDLKKTAAMSNLQKALPRDDGTSRKTRHNSTDLPL